The genomic segment GATTGCTCCTCGGGGCTGGTCCGACGCAGAAGGGCGCGCATCCGGGCCAGCAACTCTTCGAGGGCGAACGGCTTGGGCAGGTAGTCGTCGGCACCGGCGTCCAGGCCGGCGACCCGCTCGGACACCGAGTCGCGGGCGGTCAGAACCAGGATCGGGAGATCGTCGCCGGTGCTGCGGAGCTGCCGGCAGACCTCGAGCCCGTCGAGCCGGGGCATCATCACATCGAGCACGAGCGCATCGGGCCGGTCATTGGCGATCGCATCGAGAGCTTCGACACCGTCCTGCGCCAGGTCTACTGAATATCCATTGAAGGAAAGAGACCGGCGCAACGACTCGCGCACAGCGCGATCATCATCAACGACAAGTATTCGCACAGCCACAGTCTCAACCCAACGCCTGAGATTGGGCTGAGAGGCACGCCGCGCGAACAGGCAATTCGCGCCCGGCGAACGGCGTCAGCGCTTGTCGAGATCGATCAGTCCGAGGCGCGCAGCCTTGAGCAACCGCCGGGGAACCTTGTGCTGACGGCCGCCGACGGAAACGTTGACCAGACCGGTGGCCTCGGCCTTCCACTGCGCGCGCCGACTGCGGGTGTTCGCGCGCGACATTCTGCGCTTGGGCACAGCCATGACGTGCTTCTCCTTGATCAGGGGTGTCGCCGCGCAGAGACTCAAGGAGTGCCGGCGGCCAACAGTTGCATCTCAGGATAGCGGCTCACCTGCGTCGGCTCCAAAACAGCCGGGACGGGTGAACTTGCCTCTTGACGGCGAACCAGCGGTCCCAAGTAACCTACCGGTTGGTTGGCCCACGGAAGGGGAGACAGCGCGCGTGGCAGATGCGGTGCGGATCGGTAACTGTTCGGGCTTCTACGGCGACCGCATCGCGGCGATGCGCGAAATGCTCACCGGCGGGGAGCTCGACTATCTGACCGGTGATTACCTGGCTGAGCTCACCATGCTGATCCTGGGCCGGGACAAGATGAAGAATCCCGAGCGTGGCTATGCCAAGACGTTCCTGATTCAGCTCGAGGAATGCCTCGGATTGGCCCACGAACGCGGGGTGCGCATCGTCGCCAACGCCGGTGGACTCAACCCGGCCGGCCTTGCCGACGCGGTTCGCGGGCTGGCCGACCGACTCGGCATCCCGGCAAACGTCGCCCACGTCGAAGGTGACGATCTTCTCCCCCGCGCCGCCGAACTCGGATTGGGTTCGCCGCTGACGGCCAACGCCTACCTGGGCGCGTGGGGCATCGTCGACTGTTTGACGGCCGGCGCCGACATCGTCGTAACCGGCCGGGTCACCGACGCCTCCGTGGTAGTCGGTCCGGCCGCCGCCCATTTCGGCTGGGCCCGCGACGACTACGACCGGCTCGCCGGGGCAGTCGCGGCCGGCCACGTCATCGAGTGCGGCGCACAGGCCACGGGCGGCAACTACTCCTTCTTCACCGAGGTCGCCGACCTGGGCCACGCCGGCTTCCCCTTGGCCGAGGTCCACGCCGACGGCTCCTCGGTGATCACCAAACACCCCGGAACCGGTGGGCAGGTTAGCGTGGGCACCGTCACCGCACAGCTGCTCTACGAAATCGGCGGCCCCCGCTACGCCAACCCCGACGTCACCGCCCGATTCGACACGATCACGCTGTCCGATGACGGCCCCGACCGCGTCCGCATCAGCGGCGTGCGCGGTGAGGCGCCGCCCCCGTCGCTGAAGGTCTCACTGAACAGCATCGGCGGATTCCGCAACGCGGTGACGTTCGTGCTCACCGGCCTCGACATCGAGGCCAAGGCGGCACTGGTGCGCCGCCAGCTGGAGTCCGCGCTGCGCGTGCAGCCCGCCGAGATCGGCTGGACGCTGGCACGCACCGATCACGTCGACGCCGACACCGAAGAGACCGCAAGCGCGCTGCTCACCTGCGTGGTCCGCGATCCCGACCCCAAGACGGTGGGCCGCCAATTCTCTTCGGCGGCAGTCGAACTCGCGCTTGCCTCCTACCCCGGCTTCACGTCGACGGCTCCGCCGGGTGACGGGCAGGTCTACGGCGTGTTCACCGCCGGTTATGTGCCCGCCGCCGAGGTCGCACACGTAGCCGTGCGACCGGACGGCAGCCGCATCGACATCGCCGCCGCCACGACCACGGTCGAACTGGCCGCCGTCGACGCGCCACCGCTGCCCGCCCCACCGGCGCCCGGACCCGTGCGACGCGTGCCGCTCGGCACGATCGCCGGCGCACGCAGCGGGGACAAGGGCGGCGCGGCCAACGTCGGCGTGTGGGTGCGCACCGACGAACAGTGGCGCTGGCTGGCACACACGCTGACCGTCGAGAAGCTGCGTGAATTACTGCCGGAGACAGCCGATCTCACGATCTCGCGACATCTGCTGCCGAACCTGCGGGCGGTGAACTTCGTCATCGACGGCATCCTCGGACAGGGTGTCGCCTACCAAGCGCGATTCGACCCGCAGGCCAAAGGCCTCGGCGAGTGGCTGCGCAGCCGACACCTCGACATCCCGGAAGAGATTCTGTGAACATCTGGAACACCCCCGAACGCCAGCAGCTGCGCAAGACCGTGCGCAGCTTCGCCGAACGCGAAATCCTGCCGCACGTTGAGGAATGGGAGCGCGCCGGCGAACTCCCCCGCGACCTGCACCGGCGAGCGGCGGCCGCGGGCCTGCTGGGCGCCGAACTGCCCGAGTCGGTCGGCGGTGGCGGCGGTGACGCGGCGGACTCCCTGATCATCTGTGAGGAGCTGCACGAATCCGGCACTCCGGGTGGGGTTTTCGCCTCGCTGTTCACCTGCGGTATTGCCGTGCCGCACATGGCCGCCAGCGGCGACGAACGACTGATCGAGAAGTTCGTGCGGCCCACACTGGCCGGCGAGCTGATCGGCTCGCTGGCGATCACCGAACCGGGCGGCGGCTCCGACGTCGGCCACCTGCGGACCACGGCCACCCGAGCGGGTGACGAATTCGTGGTCAACGGCGCGAAGACCTACATCACCTCCGGCGTGCGGGCCGACTACGTCGTCACCGCCGTGCGTACCGGCGGCGCCGAATTGCCCGGCGCGGCCGGGGTTTCCCTGCTCGTCGTCGAAAAGGGCACCCCCGGGTTTGACGTCACGCGGCGCCTGGACAAGATGGGCTGGCGATCCTCCGACACCGCCGAGCTCTCCTACACCGAGGCCCGGGTGCCGGTGGCCAACCTTGTCGGCGGCGAGAACACCAGCTTTGCCCAGATCGCGCAGGCCTTTGTCTCCGAACGCATCGGCCTTGCGGCGCAGGCTTATTCGTCGGCGCAACGCTGCCTGGACCTGACCGTGCAGTGGTGCCGGGACCGCGAGACGTTCGGCAGGCCGTTGATCTCGCGGCAGGCCGTACAGAACACACTGGCCGAGATGGCCCGCCGCATCGACGTGGCGCGGGTGTATTCGCGCAGTGTCGTCGAGCGTCAGATGGCGGGTGAGACCGATTTGATCGCGGCGGTGTGCTTTGCGAAGAACACCGCGGTGGAAGCCGGTGAATGGGTGGCCCACCAGGCTGTTCAACTGTTCGGGGGGATGGGCTACATGACGGAGTGCGAAGTCGAACGTCAGTACCGGGACATGCGGATCCTGGGTATCGGCGGCGGAACCACCGAAATCCTCACCAGCCTGGCCGCCAAGGCACTTGGATACCAGGCATGACCGTCCTGAATTCCACCATCGACCCGAAGGCGCCGACATACGTCGAGGCGGCCGAGGCGATGACCGCCAAGCTCGCCGAGATCGACGGTGAACTGGCCAAGGCACTGGCCGGTGGCGGACCCAAGTACGTCGACCGACACCACGCCCGCGGCAAGCTGACCGCCCGCGAACGCATCGAGTTGCTGGTCGACCCCGACTCCCCGTTCCTGGAACTGTGCCCACTGGCCGCGTATGGCAGCGACTTTCAGGTCGGCGCCAGCCTGGTCACCGGCATCGGTGTGGTGGAAGGCGTCGAGTGCCTGCTGGTCGCCAACGACCCCACCGTCAAGGGCGGCACCAGCAATCCCTGGACGCTGAAGAAGATCCTGCGCGCCAACCAGGTTGCCTTCGAGAACCGGCTGCCGGTGATCTCGCTGGTCGAGTCCGGCGGTGCGGACCTGCCCACTCAGAAGGAGATCTTCATACCGGGTGGTCAGATGTTCCGGGACCTCACCCGGCTGTCCGCGGCGGGCATCCCGACGATCGCGCTGGTGTTCGGCAACTCCACCGCCGGCGGCGCCTACATCCCCGGCATGTCCGATCACGTCGTGATGATCAAGGAACGCTCCAAGGTGTTCCTGGCCGGACCACCCCTGGTGAAGATGGCCACCGGCGAGGAGGCCGACGACGAATCGCTCGGCGGGGCCGAGATGCACGCCCGGGTCTCGGGTTTGGGTGACTACCTCGCCGTCGACGAGGTCGACGCCATCCGGATCGGCCGCCGCATCGTGGCCCGGCTGAACTGGACCAAGCAGGGGCCGACGCCGCGTCCGGTGACGCCGCCCCTGGCCGATCCCGACGAGCTGCTCGGCATCGTCTCCTCCGATCTGCGGATCCCGTTCGATCCGCGCGAGGTGATCGCCCGCATCGTCGACGGCTCGGATTTCGACGAGTTCAAAGCCATGTACGGCCCATCCCTGGTGACCGGGTGGGCCACCCTGCACGGCTATCCGCTGGGCATTCTCGCCAACGCGCGGGGCGTGTTGTTCAGCGAGGAGTCGCAGAAGGCGACCCAATTCATCCAGCTGGCCAACCGGTCCAACACACCATTGTTGTTCCTGCACAACACGACCGGCTACATGGTCGGTAAGGCCTACGAGGAAGGCGGGATGATCAAGCACGGCTCGATGATGATCAACGCCGTGTCCAACTCGCGGGTGCCGCACATCTCGCTGCTGATCGGCGCCTCTTATGGGGCCGGCCACTACGGCATGTGCGGGCGCGCCTACGACCCTCGCTTCCTGTTCGCCTGGCCCAGCGCCAAGTCCGCGGTGATGGGTGGCGCGCAACTGGCCGGCGTGCTGTCCATCGTCAACCGCGCGGCCACCGAGGCCCGCGGCGGCACTGTCGACGAGCAGGCCGACGCGGCACTGCGCGCGGCCGTCGAAGCGCAGATCGAGGCCGAGTCGCTGCCGATGTTCCTGTCCGGGCGGATCTACGACGACGGAGTGATCGATCCCCGCGACACCCGGACCGTCCTGGGAATGTGCTTGTCGGCCATTGCCAACGCACCGATCGAGGGGACGTCGAACTTCGGCGTCTTCCGGATGTGAGCGCAGCGATGAGCGCTTGCGCGAAGAGCAGAGGACTGAAGTGATCACCCGTATCCTCGTCGCCAACCGCGGCGAAATCGCCCGCCGGGTCTTCGCCACCTGCCGCCGGCTCGGCATCGGCACGGTCGCGGTCTACACCGACCCCGACGCCCAGTCACCGCACGTCGCCGAGGCCGACGCCCGCGTGCGCCTCGATGGCAACAGCGGTTACCTCGATGCAGCCCAGGTGATCGCCGCGGCACAGGCCGCCGGCGCCGACGCGATCCATCCCGGCTACGGATTCCTCTCCGAGAACGCCGATTTCGCGAAAGCCGTTATCGACGCCGGGCTGACCTGGATCGGGCCGCCGGTGGCTGCCGTCGCGGCGATGGGCAGCAAGATCGAGGCGAAGAAAATGATGGCCGCCGCCGGAGTGCCGGTTCTCGACGAGCTCGACCCCGCCACTGTCACCGCAGCGCAGCTGCCGGTCCTGGTGAAGGCCTCGGCCGGTGGTGGAGGCCGCGGCATGCGCGTGGTGTCCGAGCTGAGCGAGCTGCCCGGCCAGGTCGAAGCCGCCCAGCGCGAAGCCCAGTCGGCGTTCGGCGATCCGACGGTGTTCTGCGAGCGGTACCTGCCCACCGGTCACCATGTCGAGGTCCAGGTACTGGCCGACGAGCACGGCACGGTGTGGGCGGTCGGCGAGCGCGAGTGCTCGATTCAACGCCGGCATCAGAAGATCATCGAGGAGGCGCCCTCCCCGCTGGTCGAACGAGTTCCGGGGATGCGGGAGAAGCTGTTTGACGCCGCTCGCCTGGCTGCCGGCGCGATCGGCTACGCGGGCGCGGGCACCGTGGAGTTCCTGGCCGACGATGACGGCGAGTTCTACTTCCTGGAGATGAATACCCGGCTCCAGGTCGAGCATCCGGTCACCGAGCTGACCACCGGCCTGGACTTGGTGGAGTTACAGCTGGCGGTGGCCGACGGCGAACGGCTCGGCACCGAGCCACCGCCAGCTCGCGGCCACTCGATCGAGGCGCGCATCTATGCCGAGGATCCGGCCAAGAACTGGCAACCGCAGGCCGGCCGCATCCATGACTTCGAGGTGCCCGGCGTGGCAACCACTTTCGGTCTGATCACCGATACCGGTATCCGGCTGGACTCCGGCATCGACGGCCAGGCGACGGTGTCGATTCACTACGACCCGATGCTGGCCAAGGTGATCTCGTACGCCCCGACCCGGCGACGCGCCGCGCAGGTACTCGCCAGCGCACTGGCCGGTGCGCGACTGCACGGCATCCGCACCAACCGCGACCTACTCGTGAATGTTCTTCGCCATGAGAGCTTTCTGGACGGCGCCACCGACACCGCGTTCTTCGACACCCACGGTCTCGATGCGTTGGCTCGCCCGTTGGCCGATGACCGCGTCACCCGGCTGGCCGCCGTCGCCGCCGCGCTCGCCGACGCCGCCCACAACCGTGCCACCGCAACGGCGCTCGGTGGGATCCCCAGCGGCTGGCGCAACGTCGTATCCGGCAACCAGCTCAAGCGCTTCTCCAACAGCAGGCAGGAACACCATGTCGCCTACCGGTTCACCCGGGACGGGGTGGTGTTGCCCGACGACCCCGGTGTGACGCTGGTGTCCGCACAGCCCGATCAGGTCGTGCTGGCGGACGAGGCCGGGGTGGCCAGCACATTCGCGATAAGCCGTTACGGTGCTGAGGTATTCGTCGACTCGCGGCTGGGTTTGGTCGCGTTGACGGTCGTTCCCCGATTCCCCGAACCCGGGTCGACCGTCGAGAAGGGCTCGCTGCTGGCACCCATGCCCGGCGCGGTGATCCGGCTCGGCGCGGCCCTGGGCGACACGGTCACCCTCGGCCAGCCGCTGGTCTGGCTCGAGGCGATGAAGATGGAACACACGATCACCGCGCCCGCCGATGGCGTGGTGACCCAACTCGAGGTCAGCGTCGGCCAACAGGTCGACGTGGGGACCGTCCTCGCGCGGGTGGAAAGCCCAGAAGGAGAATCATGACCGACACCGGCTTCATCGAGAGTGCCGAACGCCAGGAGTTGCGAAAGGCGGTCGCCGCAATGGCGGCGAGCTACGGTTCGGACTACTACCTGGCGAAGGCTCGCGCCGGTGAGCACACCGACGAATTGTGGGCCGAGGCAGCCAAACTCGGCTTCGTCGGGGTCAACCTTCCCGAGGAGTACGGCGGCGGTGGCGCAGGCATGTACGAGCTGTCGCTGGTCATGGAGGAAATGGCCGCCAATGGTTGCGCCCTGTTGATGCTGGTGGTGTCGCCGGCGATCAACGGCACGATCATCAGCAAGTTCGGCACCGACGACCAGAAGAAGCGCTGGCTTCCCGGCATCGCCGACGGCTCGATCACGATGGCGTTCGCCATCACCGAACCCGACGCGGGCTCGAACTCGCACAAGATCACGACCACCGCGCGTCGCGACGGCAGCGATTGGGTCCTGTCGGGGCAGAAGGTGTACATCTCCGGCGTCGACCAGGCGCAGGCCGTGCTGGTCGTCGGCCGCACCTTCAACGAGGGGGCGGCCAAGGCGGAGTCTCTTCGTCCGGCGTTGTTCATCGTGCCGACCGACACCCCCGGGTTCACCTTCACCAAGATCGACATGGAGATCGTCAGCCCGGAGAGCCAGTTCCAAGTGTTCATCGATGACGTCCGGCTGCCGGCCGATGCGCTCGTCGGCTCGGAGGACGCCGCGATCGCGCAGCTGTTCGCCGGGCTGAACCCGGAACGAATCATGGGCGCCGCCAACGCGATCGGCGCGGGCCGCCACGTTCTCGGTAAGGCCGCCGAGTACGTCAAGACCCGTCAGGTGTGGAAGACACCGATCGGTGCGCATCAGGGCATCGCACATCCGTTGGCGCAGAACTACATCGAGATCGAGCTGGCCAAGCTGATGATGCAGAAGGCGGCCGCGCTCTACGACGCCGGTGACGACTTCGGTGCCGCCGAGGCGGCCAACATCGCGAAGTACGCCGCGGGCGAGGCGTCCACCAAGGCCGTCGACCAGGCCGTCCAGTCGCTCGGCGGGAACGGGCTCACGAAGGAATACGGCGTCGCCTCGATGCTCACCGCTTCGCGGCTGGCACGCATCGCTCCGGTCAGCCGGGAGATGATTTTGAACTTCGTGGCGCAGACGTCGCTGGGCCTGCCGCGGTCGTACTGAGATGAGCACGCTGGTCACCTACGCCGTCGACGGTCACGTCGCCCGGCTGACGCTCGACTCACCACACAACCGCAATGCGCTGTCCACCCGGCTCGTCGAACAGCTGCACGCCGGGTTGCGCGATGCGGCCGCCGACCCCGCGGTGCGGACCGTGGTGCTGGGTCACACCGGCGGCACTTTCTGTGCCGGTGCAGACCTGAGCGAAGCGTCGGACGGCGACCCCTTCGAGACCACCGTCGCGCGCGGACGGGAAATGACAGCGGTCCTGCGGGCGATCATCGAGTCACCGGTGCCGGTGGTGGCGGCCATCGACGGCCACGTCCGCGCCGGCGGACTGGGTCTGGTCGGGGCCTGTGACGTCGCGGTCGCAGGCCCGCGCAGCACGTTCGCCCTGACCGAGGCCCGCATCGGGGTGGCACCTGCTGTCATTTCTCTGACATTGCTGCCGAAGATGACGCCTCGTGCGGCTGCCCGCTACTACCTGACGGGTGAGACGTTCACCGCACCGACAGCCGCCGAGATCGGCTTGATCACGCTGGCCGCCGACGACCTCGATACGGCGATCGCCGGCATCGTGGCCGATCTCGGCCGCGGCTCGCCGCAGGGGTTGGCGGCGTCGAAAGCCCTGACCACGGCGGATATCCTGGCTCGGTTCGATCGTGATGCCGAGGAGTTGGCGCGGGAATCGGCGCGGCTGTTCGTGTCTGAGGAGGCCCACGAAGGGATGCTCGCGTTTCTGCAGAAACGCCCGCCACGCTGGCTGCGATAACACAGGCGTGAGAGAACAGCGAACACTCTTGCGGTTGCCGATCAGAGTCGTACCCTCGTAAGCGATGAGCAACTTGACACCGCGGGACGCATCGACGCGGGCTGCTGACACAGACCGCATCCAGGTTGCCCAATTGCTCACCGACGCCGCCGCCAAGGGACGTCTGCAGCTCAGTGAATACGAGCAGCGGTTGGCCAAGGCGTACGCCGCGCAGACCTATGACGATCTGGACCGGCTCACCGAGGACTTGCCGGAGGCCGCCGACGCCTCGCATCGGCGCGGTGCCTCCAAGCCGGCGCCCAAGACGCTCTTGCTGGCGATCCTCAGCGGCTTCGAGCGCCGCGGCCGGTGGAACGTACCGGGTCGGATCACCACCTTCACGTTGTTCGGCGGCGGGGTCGTTGACCTGCGCTACGCCGACTTCACCTCCGCCAGCGTGGAGATTCACGCGTATTCGATCATGGGCGGCCAAACCATCCTGCTGCCGCCGGAGATCAACGTGGAGGTTCACGGCATCGGCGTGATGGGCGGGTTCGACCACGCCGTGGACGGCCCGGGTACGCCGGGCGCTCCGACGGTCACCATCCGTGGCTTCTCGCTGTGGGGCGGCGTCGGCATCAAACGCAAGAACCGCAAGCCCAGCGCCCCCGACTCCGCGTAGCCACCGGGCCACTGAGCCCGGAAACAACTTCGGCCCCAACCGAATCGGAAGGGGCCGAAGTCTTTGGTGCAGGCTTGTTACTTGGAGCTGTCGCTCGAGCTGGAGCTGCTCGACGACGAGCTGGACGACGAGCTCGAGGAGCTGGAGTCGCTCGAGCTGGTGTCCGTCTTGGTCGTCTTCTTGCCGCCACCGCTGAGGGCGTCCGAGATTCGCTTGCCGAGCTTGGCGAGCGGGTTCTGCGGCTTGGCCGGCTTGGTGACGGGCTTGGTCGACGACGGCGTCGTCTTCGGCGCCGAGGCGCCGGTCGACTTGGCCGGGGTCGAGGCGCTGTCGTCGCTCGAGGTGGTGCCGGTCGACGAGGTGTCGGTCGAGGTGGTGTCACCCTCGGTGGACGAGCCGGCACCCTCGGTCGCGTCCTCCGTCTTGCCCTCGGTCGCGTCCTCGGTCTTGCCCTCAGACTCGGTCTTGACCTCAGCGGCCGTCGTCGTCTTGGCGGTGGACTTCGCCGCCGCGGACGATGCCGTGGTCGTGGTGATACCGGCCGCGGACTTGACGGCGGTCTCAAAACCCTTGACGCCGTTCTCGACTGCCGCGGTCGCAGCCGCGACCGCACTGCTCAGGGCGGCCCCACTGGGCGCACCCGGCAGGTTGTCGCTGATCGAGGTGGCGACGTAGGCCAGGATGGCCGACAGCCCGTTGGTGCTGTAGCTGAAGCCGGTGCCCGTGTCGGGGTTGTAATCCGGCGTCTGTCCGTAGAAGTACAGGCTGGCCAGGATGCCGCCGCCCAGCTTGATCGGTCCGAGGTCGAAGCTCGGCACGAGCTGTGTGGCCGAGACGACGATCGAGTTGATGACGTTCGGGATGCCGTAGTAGAACGTCGCCTGCGCGGCCTGGAAGATCGGCGAGCTGGTGCCGAAGAGCTCACCCGCGCCGACGTAAGGAATGGCGGGCGCGCCGATCTCGAAGTAGTAGTTGTCGAGGTCGAAGCCGGGGAGGAACGTCTCGGCGGCGTTGTCGACGAGGTAGTACAGAACACCAGGAGCGCCGCTGACGAAGACGTCGCTCACGCCTGGGTAGTAGGTGTTATCGGCCTGGATGTAGCCGCCCCAGCCGAACCAGTAGGCGTCGTTGATGCCCTGGATGGTGATGTCGGTGATCGCGGTCAGTGCGACCTGAGCCGTCGACAGCGGGAGCGGGGTGGGTGCGCCCACCGCAAGGTCGTGGGTCGGAAGGTACGCCGGTGAGGCGGCGACGATGGCGGCGGCACTGGCCAGTGCTGCGCCGGTCATCAAGAAGGGCCGAGTCCGTGACGCCATTGCTAGTTCCCCTTGTTGGTGCGGTTCGCCAGGGTCGTGACGAACTCGGTGCTTTGCTGATACGAATCTTAGAAGATCCTGATAGATACTAAGGGGCTGTTTGCCCCTCGGCAAGCGGTACCAAGGAATTTAGGGACTTAAGTACTTCGCTTTTTTCACACCAATCACGCAGGATGGGCGGGCGTCGCGTAGCTTATTGACGGTTGAGAAACGTCAGGGTTACTGACGTGTTGCACGTGTTCGCCAGGGCACCGACCCGGAGAACGTTGACGTCAATAACAAACTGGTTTGCCGCGCTCTTTGCTACCCGCACCATCGGACGGCCGACCTCACAGCCGACGGACAGATTTGCTGAGTACCTGAGAGCTTCTCAGGTCAGCGCCGGCGTCGGCGGGACCGAAGGTAGTCGCCGACGACTGCCGCGCCCAGCCCGTCCAGGTCGGGAACGACGACCCGGCCCTCCACCTGACGAGCCACCTTGTCGATGAATCTCGCCAGCCCCGGGTCATTGCCGAGCCGGAAGATCGTCACCTGCGCACCGAGTCGGGCCACCTCATCGAAGCCGCGCACAGTGTGCGCGATGGTGAGCTGATGTGGCGGGTAGTCGAAGAAGACACCCGTGCCCTGTCCGTCCCCGTAGTCCTGCAGATGTGCGGTCGGCTCACCGTCGGTGACCATCAGCACCACCGGTTGGGCGTTGGGATGACGACGTAGATGTCGCACCGCCAGCGCCAGCGCGTGGTGCATGTTGGTGCCCTGTTCGTAGACGCCTTCGAGTCCGGTCAGTTCCGCCGGGGTGACGGTCCGCGCGTAGCGGCCGAATGCAATGATCTGCAGCGCATCGGATCGGAATCTCGTACTCACCAGATGGTTGAGAGCCAGCGCCGTCTGCTTCATCGGCACCCACCGGTTCTCCATCACCATCGAGAACGAGGTGTCGACCAGCAGCGCCACCGCTGCCTGGGTGCGGGTCTCGGTCTCCGACACCTCCACGTCGTCGACGCTGATCCGCAGCGGACCCTCGGTGTCCGTACCGGCCCGCCGCAGCACCGCGTTGGTCAGCGTGCGGGTGACGTTCCACGGCTCGGTGTCGCCG from the Mycolicibacterium crocinum genome contains:
- a CDS encoding acyl-CoA dehydrogenase family protein; translated protein: MTDTGFIESAERQELRKAVAAMAASYGSDYYLAKARAGEHTDELWAEAAKLGFVGVNLPEEYGGGGAGMYELSLVMEEMAANGCALLMLVVSPAINGTIISKFGTDDQKKRWLPGIADGSITMAFAITEPDAGSNSHKITTTARRDGSDWVLSGQKVYISGVDQAQAVLVVGRTFNEGAAKAESLRPALFIVPTDTPGFTFTKIDMEIVSPESQFQVFIDDVRLPADALVGSEDAAIAQLFAGLNPERIMGAANAIGAGRHVLGKAAEYVKTRQVWKTPIGAHQGIAHPLAQNYIEIELAKLMMQKAAALYDAGDDFGAAEAANIAKYAAGEASTKAVDQAVQSLGGNGLTKEYGVASMLTASRLARIAPVSREMILNFVAQTSLGLPRSY
- a CDS encoding acyl-CoA carboxylase subunit beta, translating into MTVLNSTIDPKAPTYVEAAEAMTAKLAEIDGELAKALAGGGPKYVDRHHARGKLTARERIELLVDPDSPFLELCPLAAYGSDFQVGASLVTGIGVVEGVECLLVANDPTVKGGTSNPWTLKKILRANQVAFENRLPVISLVESGGADLPTQKEIFIPGGQMFRDLTRLSAAGIPTIALVFGNSTAGGAYIPGMSDHVVMIKERSKVFLAGPPLVKMATGEEADDESLGGAEMHARVSGLGDYLAVDEVDAIRIGRRIVARLNWTKQGPTPRPVTPPLADPDELLGIVSSDLRIPFDPREVIARIVDGSDFDEFKAMYGPSLVTGWATLHGYPLGILANARGVLFSEESQKATQFIQLANRSNTPLLFLHNTTGYMVGKAYEEGGMIKHGSMMINAVSNSRVPHISLLIGASYGAGHYGMCGRAYDPRFLFAWPSAKSAVMGGAQLAGVLSIVNRAATEARGGTVDEQADAALRAAVEAQIEAESLPMFLSGRIYDDGVIDPRDTRTVLGMCLSAIANAPIEGTSNFGVFRM
- a CDS encoding acetyl/propionyl/methylcrotonyl-CoA carboxylase subunit alpha, with protein sequence MITRILVANRGEIARRVFATCRRLGIGTVAVYTDPDAQSPHVAEADARVRLDGNSGYLDAAQVIAAAQAAGADAIHPGYGFLSENADFAKAVIDAGLTWIGPPVAAVAAMGSKIEAKKMMAAAGVPVLDELDPATVTAAQLPVLVKASAGGGGRGMRVVSELSELPGQVEAAQREAQSAFGDPTVFCERYLPTGHHVEVQVLADEHGTVWAVGERECSIQRRHQKIIEEAPSPLVERVPGMREKLFDAARLAAGAIGYAGAGTVEFLADDDGEFYFLEMNTRLQVEHPVTELTTGLDLVELQLAVADGERLGTEPPPARGHSIEARIYAEDPAKNWQPQAGRIHDFEVPGVATTFGLITDTGIRLDSGIDGQATVSIHYDPMLAKVISYAPTRRRAAQVLASALAGARLHGIRTNRDLLVNVLRHESFLDGATDTAFFDTHGLDALARPLADDRVTRLAAVAAALADAAHNRATATALGGIPSGWRNVVSGNQLKRFSNSRQEHHVAYRFTRDGVVLPDDPGVTLVSAQPDQVVLADEAGVASTFAISRYGAEVFVDSRLGLVALTVVPRFPEPGSTVEKGSLLAPMPGAVIRLGAALGDTVTLGQPLVWLEAMKMEHTITAPADGVVTQLEVSVGQQVDVGTVLARVESPEGES
- a CDS encoding enoyl-CoA hydratase family protein encodes the protein MSTLVTYAVDGHVARLTLDSPHNRNALSTRLVEQLHAGLRDAAADPAVRTVVLGHTGGTFCAGADLSEASDGDPFETTVARGREMTAVLRAIIESPVPVVAAIDGHVRAGGLGLVGACDVAVAGPRSTFALTEARIGVAPAVISLTLLPKMTPRAAARYYLTGETFTAPTAAEIGLITLAADDLDTAIAGIVADLGRGSPQGLAASKALTTADILARFDRDAEELARESARLFVSEEAHEGMLAFLQKRPPRWLR
- a CDS encoding acyclic terpene utilization AtuA family protein, whose protein sequence is MRIGNCSGFYGDRIAAMREMLTGGELDYLTGDYLAELTMLILGRDKMKNPERGYAKTFLIQLEECLGLAHERGVRIVANAGGLNPAGLADAVRGLADRLGIPANVAHVEGDDLLPRAAELGLGSPLTANAYLGAWGIVDCLTAGADIVVTGRVTDASVVVGPAAAHFGWARDDYDRLAGAVAAGHVIECGAQATGGNYSFFTEVADLGHAGFPLAEVHADGSSVITKHPGTGGQVSVGTVTAQLLYEIGGPRYANPDVTARFDTITLSDDGPDRVRISGVRGEAPPPSLKVSLNSIGGFRNAVTFVLTGLDIEAKAALVRRQLESALRVQPAEIGWTLARTDHVDADTEETASALLTCVVRDPDPKTVGRQFSSAAVELALASYPGFTSTAPPGDGQVYGVFTAGYVPAAEVAHVAVRPDGSRIDIAAATTTVELAAVDAPPLPAPPAPGPVRRVPLGTIAGARSGDKGGAANVGVWVRTDEQWRWLAHTLTVEKLRELLPETADLTISRHLLPNLRAVNFVIDGILGQGVAYQARFDPQAKGLGEWLRSRHLDIPEEIL
- a CDS encoding response regulator transcription factor — protein: MRILVVDDDRAVRESLRRSLSFNGYSVDLAQDGVEALDAIANDRPDALVLDVMMPRLDGLEVCRQLRSTGDDLPILVLTARDSVSERVAGLDAGADDYLPKPFALEELLARMRALLRRTSPEEQSDSAVMTFGDLTLDPVTREVHRGKRAISLTRTEFALLEMLIANPRRVLTRSRILEEVWGFDFPTSGNALEVYVGYLRRKTEAEGEPRLIHTVRGVGYVLRETPP
- the rpmF gene encoding 50S ribosomal protein L32, translated to MAVPKRRMSRANTRSRRAQWKAEATGLVNVSVGGRQHKVPRRLLKAARLGLIDLDKR
- a CDS encoding acyl-CoA dehydrogenase family protein, with amino-acid sequence MNIWNTPERQQLRKTVRSFAEREILPHVEEWERAGELPRDLHRRAAAAGLLGAELPESVGGGGGDAADSLIICEELHESGTPGGVFASLFTCGIAVPHMAASGDERLIEKFVRPTLAGELIGSLAITEPGGGSDVGHLRTTATRAGDEFVVNGAKTYITSGVRADYVVTAVRTGGAELPGAAGVSLLVVEKGTPGFDVTRRLDKMGWRSSDTAELSYTEARVPVANLVGGENTSFAQIAQAFVSERIGLAAQAYSSAQRCLDLTVQWCRDRETFGRPLISRQAVQNTLAEMARRIDVARVYSRSVVERQMAGETDLIAAVCFAKNTAVEAGEWVAHQAVQLFGGMGYMTECEVERQYRDMRILGIGGGTTEILTSLAAKALGYQA